From a single Okeanomitos corallinicola TIOX110 genomic region:
- a CDS encoding Uma2 family endonuclease — translation MSEIIIAEPSVKLPPTQVELPCDDGIPMETQRHKFQMDMLIDTLWPWLEARSDGYVSGNMFVYFSLAQLKNQDFRGPDFFAVLGVPKKERLSWVVWEEGKPPDVVIELLSETTASEDKNEKKLIYQNLLRVPEYFWFDPFNPEDWAGFYLNRGVYEPIQLNSKNQLISQSLGLALVRWQGSYRGVETTWLRWITLEGELLPTGQEIADLERQKAEQEKQRAEQAESQLRQVAINLLATGMSLEQVVNLTGLATFEVEKLMN, via the coding sequence ATGTCAGAAATTATCATTGCTGAACCTAGTGTGAAACTGCCACCAACTCAGGTAGAACTTCCTTGTGATGATGGTATTCCCATGGAAACACAACGGCATAAATTCCAAATGGATATGCTGATTGATACCCTATGGCCTTGGTTAGAAGCCAGGTCTGATGGTTATGTCAGTGGCAATATGTTTGTTTATTTTAGTTTGGCACAGTTGAAAAACCAAGACTTTAGAGGTCCAGATTTTTTTGCTGTTTTAGGAGTCCCAAAAAAAGAACGTTTATCATGGGTGGTTTGGGAAGAAGGAAAACCACCTGATGTGGTAATTGAGTTACTTTCTGAAACTACCGCATCCGAAGATAAAAACGAGAAAAAGCTGATTTATCAAAATTTGTTGCGTGTTCCTGAATATTTTTGGTTTGACCCTTTTAATCCCGAAGATTGGGCAGGATTCTATCTCAATCGCGGTGTTTATGAACCTATTCAACTTAATTCTAAAAATCAATTAATCAGTCAATCTTTGGGTTTAGCATTAGTGCGTTGGCAAGGCAGTTATAGAGGTGTTGAAACTACCTGGTTACGTTGGATAACTTTAGAAGGGGAATTATTACCTACAGGTCAAGAAATAGCAGATTTAGAACGACAAAAAGCAGAACAGGAAAAGCAACGCGCCGAACAAGCAGAATCACAATTAAGACAAGTTGCCATTAATTTATTAGCGACTGGAATGTCTTTAGAACAGGTTGTTAATTTAACAGGTTTAGCAACTTTTGAAGTAGAAAAACTGATGAATTAA
- a CDS encoding rhomboid family intramembrane serine protease, translating into MIPISDNFYSWKKPIVTYWLIGINIAIFCGELNLDIHGQLGNFVNSWGIIPLQTKIAITNAVFYNSAAWIVVFWRLLALPISLFLHSSFSQILGNLLFLWVFGKTVERSLGRQRYLMLYFAAGIFAGMIQIFMESKLAIPVVGANGAISAILGAYIIKFPKVKIDSVLPLIIIFIPVEIPAFLYLFWWFIQQLFYSIGGLNIPGGIANLGYWGQFAGLVTGAAFMRMVKR; encoded by the coding sequence ATGATTCCTATTAGTGATAACTTTTATAGTTGGAAAAAGCCAATTGTTACTTATTGGTTGATTGGCATTAATATTGCTATATTTTGCGGGGAACTTAATTTAGATATTCATGGTCAATTAGGTAATTTCGTTAATAGTTGGGGGATAATTCCCTTACAAACTAAGATAGCTATAACAAATGCCGTTTTTTATAATTCAGCAGCTTGGATAGTGGTTTTCTGGCGTTTACTTGCCTTACCAATTTCTTTGTTTTTACATAGTAGTTTTAGTCAAATTTTGGGCAATTTACTATTTTTATGGGTGTTTGGTAAAACTGTAGAAAGAAGTTTGGGAAGACAAAGATATTTAATGTTATATTTTGCGGCGGGAATTTTTGCAGGTATGATCCAGATTTTTATGGAATCAAAATTAGCTATACCAGTAGTGGGAGCAAATGGGGCAATCTCGGCAATTTTAGGAGCTTATATTATCAAGTTTCCTAAAGTTAAAATAGATTCAGTTTTACCCTTGATTATCATTTTTATTCCTGTGGAAATTCCTGCTTTTTTATATTTGTTTTGGTGGTTTATCCAGCAGTTATTTTATAGTATTGGCGGTTTAAATATTCCTGGTGGTATAGCTAATCTTGGTTACTGGGGACAGTTTGCAGGTTTAGTAACAGGTGCGGCTTTTATGCGAATGGTAAAAAGGTAA
- a CDS encoding tetratricopeptide repeat protein: protein MIGNTLVGRYQIISRLGGGGFGETYVASDTHLPGSPQCVVKKLKPQSNHAATLEIARRLFDTEAQVLYKLGTHDRIPQLLAYFEEQAEFYLVQEYIPSHDLSQELSEGKIFSEEQVINLLTEILEILDFVHKQKVIHRDVNPRNILRRKQDHKLILIDFGAVKEITTQVIMTPGQTQATVAIGTPGFIPGEQAQGSPKFSSDIYALGIIAMQAITGLSPLELDKDADTNEIIWRNHAKITPKFADFLDQMICYDFRQRYASATVALTALQELNKPSSGTLVVSPNSPVNQFQPQPKQFKKSIFIKLTLGMFLLAIGTTASIYIFNQINNNNAVDLYSQGNTLLQLNRYEDALAIYQKAVNIKPDYIQGWYGQGRALFALKKYQEALAAYDKAIQIQPDYLEAWTGRGLTLSELERYSEAISAFDKVLKVHDDYTSVWNARGDAFRSLKQYDNAIKSYEEAIEWQPDNDEYWYKKGLSLQSIQQYDDAAVAYARVLELKPDHISAAYNLGNSLINLNRYQDALRAYNQVVQYQPSHYQSWFARGNILVTFRRYPEAVDAFKEVIKYNSRNYQAWYSLGWSLHQSQRYVEAIEAYKKSLSFSKNNYQAWYNLGNSQYILKKYQDAIAAYDQAVNYQKNHYESWYSRGNALVSLERYQEALESYNQAIKYNPDYQQAIKAREQIENKLNPKKVGWIILPSIKF, encoded by the coding sequence ATGATAGGAAATACACTTGTTGGAAGATACCAGATTATCAGCCGCTTGGGAGGAGGGGGCTTTGGGGAAACTTATGTTGCTTCTGATACTCATTTACCTGGTTCTCCTCAGTGTGTTGTCAAAAAACTCAAGCCTCAGTCTAATCATGCTGCAACCTTGGAAATAGCTAGACGGTTATTTGATACCGAAGCCCAGGTATTATACAAATTAGGGACACATGATCGTATTCCCCAATTATTAGCTTACTTTGAAGAACAAGCCGAATTTTATCTTGTCCAAGAATATATTCCTAGTCATGATTTATCCCAAGAACTTTCAGAGGGAAAAATCTTTAGTGAAGAACAAGTAATTAATTTATTAACAGAAATTTTAGAAATATTAGACTTTGTACATAAACAAAAGGTGATCCATCGTGATGTAAATCCCCGGAATATTTTAAGGCGTAAACAGGATCATAAATTAATTTTAATTGATTTTGGAGCAGTTAAAGAAATTACTACCCAAGTAATTATGACTCCAGGACAAACTCAAGCTACTGTAGCTATTGGTACACCCGGTTTTATTCCTGGAGAACAAGCCCAAGGCAGTCCAAAATTCAGCAGTGATATCTATGCTTTAGGAATTATTGCCATGCAAGCAATTACTGGTTTATCACCTTTAGAACTAGATAAAGATGCTGACACTAATGAAATTATCTGGCGTAATCATGCCAAAATTACTCCTAAGTTTGCCGACTTTTTAGATCAGATGATTTGTTATGATTTTCGACAAAGATATGCTTCGGCAACAGTAGCATTAACAGCATTGCAAGAGTTAAATAAACCATCTAGCGGAACATTAGTTGTTAGTCCCAACTCCCCAGTAAATCAATTTCAACCACAACCAAAACAATTTAAAAAATCTATATTTATTAAATTAACTTTAGGAATGTTTTTATTAGCTATAGGTACAACAGCATCAATATATATTTTTAATCAAATTAATAACAATAACGCTGTAGATTTATATAGTCAAGGTAACACACTTTTACAACTCAATCGCTACGAAGATGCACTGGCAATTTATCAAAAAGCGGTCAATATTAAACCAGATTATATTCAAGGTTGGTATGGACAAGGTAGAGCGTTATTTGCATTAAAAAAATACCAAGAAGCATTAGCAGCCTATGATAAAGCAATTCAAATCCAACCAGATTATTTAGAAGCCTGGACAGGTAGAGGTTTGACTTTATCTGAATTAGAGCGATATTCAGAAGCAATTTCTGCTTTTGATAAAGTCCTCAAAGTTCACGATGATTATACTTCTGTATGGAATGCCAGAGGTGATGCTTTTAGAAGTTTAAAACAATATGATAATGCCATCAAATCCTATGAAGAAGCTATTGAATGGCAACCAGATAATGATGAATATTGGTATAAGAAAGGTTTATCCTTACAAAGTATTCAACAGTATGATGATGCAGCTGTGGCTTATGCAAGAGTTTTAGAATTAAAACCAGATCATATATCAGCCGCATATAATTTAGGTAATTCTCTGATCAATTTAAACCGCTATCAAGATGCTTTAAGAGCATACAATCAAGTAGTACAATATCAACCTAGTCATTATCAATCTTGGTTTGCTAGAGGTAATATCTTAGTAACATTTAGAAGATATCCTGAAGCTGTGGATGCTTTTAAAGAAGTGATTAAATATAATTCTCGTAATTATCAAGCTTGGTATAGTTTGGGATGGTCACTACATCAAAGTCAACGTTATGTAGAAGCCATTGAGGCTTACAAAAAATCTCTTTCTTTTAGTAAAAATAACTATCAAGCATGGTATAATTTAGGTAATTCCCAGTATATACTTAAAAAGTATCAAGATGCGATCGCCGCCTATGACCAAGCAGTCAATTATCAGAAAAATCACTATGAAAGTTGGTATAGTAGAGGCAATGCTTTAGTTAGTTTAGAACGATATCAAGAAGCACTAGAATCCTATAATCAGGCCATTAAATATAATCCCGATTACCAACAAGCAATTAAAGCCCGCGAACAGATAGAAAATAAATTAAACCCAAAAAAAGTGGGCTGGATTATTTTACCTAGTATTAAATTTTAA
- a CDS encoding serine/threonine-protein kinase gives MNKQTIRPLLNGRYQIIQSLGAGVFGQTYIAEDTKDVDYPEKPRYVVKQLKINNFQSNAYFDYLRLRFLTETETLKHLGQHDQIPELISCFEENEQFYLVQEYISGKPLSSELKTNQQQGYKWNTSEAMKFLEDALGILEFVHSQGFIHCDVKPENLIRRSYDGKLALIDFGSIQPVDFSTDAELPISQIPVTSLGYIPPEQFLGQTQPNSDIYALGMIALQGLTGLTPLQLKIDPGNHEIPWTYENTQIDEYLAVFISQMIRYNYQERFQSASEALWVFKHITWKHQAVGLLTSNIPISARKTPKDQNKKLDPLLAGMRWGIAINSVVVGLGVYSLVTNSQSYSETEKLSQAITEYQAGNLEQAINLAKSVPSYSNVYPEAQETIAEWQKQWHAETKNYLVAEQALKEGNLSDAVSAVEKLPFTSYWRAKREKLIEKTIEKTQAQLAAETETLLNQAYESAANQDFATALKHLRQIPPETSAGAIIQQKLAEYNQKMQIRSNYLLNKAYQKASVNDFGSAIKFLEKIPASSEIYPQVKVKLQEYKEKQQIRNSLKNKLKAMVKVNKSMIVGQIESNMKFSYSPDSFDGEVNIST, from the coding sequence ATGAATAAACAAACCATCAGACCACTGTTAAATGGACGTTACCAAATTATTCAAAGTCTTGGTGCAGGTGTATTTGGACAAACATACATAGCTGAAGACACTAAAGATGTAGACTATCCAGAAAAACCCAGATATGTTGTTAAACAGCTAAAAATTAATAACTTTCAATCTAATGCTTACTTTGACTATCTGAGACTCCGATTTCTCACAGAAACTGAAACCCTCAAACATCTGGGACAGCATGACCAAATTCCTGAACTCATTAGTTGTTTTGAAGAAAATGAACAATTTTACTTAGTGCAGGAATATATTTCCGGAAAACCCTTATCTTCAGAATTAAAAACTAATCAACAGCAGGGTTATAAATGGAATACCTCCGAAGCAATGAAATTTTTGGAAGATGCTTTAGGTATTCTAGAATTTGTTCATTCTCAAGGTTTTATTCACTGTGATGTCAAACCAGAAAACTTAATCAGACGCAGTTACGATGGGAAATTAGCACTAATTGACTTTGGTTCTATTCAACCAGTTGACTTTAGCACTGATGCGGAACTGCCTATTTCCCAAATTCCTGTGACTTCATTGGGTTACATTCCACCAGAACAATTTTTAGGTCAAACACAACCTAATAGTGATATTTATGCTTTGGGAATGATTGCACTCCAGGGTTTAACAGGTTTAACACCCTTGCAATTAAAAATTGACCCTGGCAATCATGAAATTCCCTGGACTTATGAAAATACACAAATAGATGAATATCTGGCTGTATTTATCAGTCAAATGATTCGCTATAACTACCAAGAAAGATTTCAATCTGCCAGCGAAGCTTTATGGGTATTTAAACACATTACATGGAAACATCAAGCAGTAGGACTATTAACATCAAATATACCTATTAGTGCTAGAAAAACTCCTAAAGATCAAAATAAAAAACTAGACCCATTATTAGCAGGAATGCGATGGGGAATAGCCATAAATTCTGTAGTAGTTGGTTTGGGAGTTTATTCTCTAGTAACTAATTCTCAATCCTATTCAGAAACTGAAAAGCTATCTCAAGCAATTACAGAATATCAAGCGGGAAATCTAGAACAAGCTATTAACTTAGCTAAATCAGTTCCTTCCTACAGTAATGTATATCCAGAAGCACAAGAAACCATCGCCGAATGGCAGAAACAATGGCACGCTGAGACTAAAAATTATTTGGTAGCAGAACAAGCTTTAAAAGAAGGTAATTTGTCGGATGCTGTAAGTGCTGTGGAAAAACTTCCTTTTACTTCCTATTGGCGTGCGAAAAGAGAGAAACTAATCGAAAAAACCATCGAAAAAACACAAGCTCAATTAGCAGCAGAAACAGAAACTTTATTAAATCAAGCCTATGAAAGTGCTGCGAATCAAGACTTTGCTACAGCTTTAAAACACCTGCGTCAAATTCCGCCAGAAACTTCTGCTGGTGCTATTATTCAACAAAAATTGGCTGAATATAATCAAAAAATGCAAATCAGATCCAATTATTTGTTAAACAAGGCTTACCAAAAAGCTTCGGTTAATGACTTTGGCAGTGCAATTAAATTTTTAGAAAAAATCCCTGCAAGTAGTGAGATTTATCCTCAAGTAAAGGTTAAATTACAGGAATACAAAGAAAAACAGCAAATCCGTAATAGTTTAAAAAATAAGCTCAAAGCTATGGTTAAAGTCAATAAATCTATGATTGTTGGTCAAATAGAGTCAAATATGAAATTTTCATATTCGCCTGATTCATTTGATGGAGAAGTAAATATCTCAACCTAA
- a CDS encoding GTP-binding protein, whose amino-acid sequence MPLSRIVTLIVGLIIILGLALWLIDSLNRLYWQLSYSPLLGNLLLLLLIVLLGGLIAAFVYYVLVLRSSESKSRRQRQRFTAAQIPAAKSDAASSTLQAVRQQVAQIQDEVTRQALLSRTREIETNLARGEIQVVVFGTGSAGKTSLVNGIMGRIVGEVNAPMGTTQVGETYCLRLKGLERKILITDTPGILEAGVAGTEREQLARALATEADLLLFVVDNDLRKSEYEPLKGLAEIGKRSLLVLNKTDLYTEDDQEVILSKLRQRVRDFIPSSDVIAIAANPQPAQLETGEIFHPEPEIVPLLRRVASVLRAEGEDLVADNILLQSLRLGEEARKLIDSQRRRQADKIVDRYQWIGAGVVSVTPLPVVDLLATAAVNAQMVVEIGKVYGCDLNMERGRELALSLGKTIAGLGIVKGAVELLSTALQLHIATFVIGRAIQGVTAAYLTRIAGKSFIEYFRHDQDWGDGGMTEVVQQQFQINRRDEFMKGFIQEAIAKVVKPLTDKE is encoded by the coding sequence ATGCCTTTGTCGCGCATAGTCACACTCATTGTTGGTCTAATTATAATCTTGGGATTAGCCCTGTGGCTGATTGATTCCCTAAATCGGCTGTACTGGCAACTATCCTATTCTCCCCTATTAGGTAATCTGCTGTTGTTACTGTTGATTGTACTTTTAGGAGGATTGATTGCGGCCTTTGTCTATTATGTGTTAGTTCTGCGATCTAGTGAAAGTAAATCTCGTCGCCAACGCCAAAGATTTACTGCTGCCCAAATTCCAGCAGCTAAGTCTGACGCGGCTTCCAGCACTCTCCAAGCTGTACGTCAACAGGTGGCGCAAATTCAAGATGAAGTTACCCGTCAAGCTTTACTCAGTCGCACCAGGGAAATTGAAACCAATTTAGCACGAGGAGAAATTCAAGTGGTGGTGTTTGGTACGGGTAGCGCGGGTAAAACCTCTCTAGTGAATGGGATTATGGGCAGAATTGTCGGCGAGGTAAACGCGCCTATGGGAACAACCCAGGTAGGTGAAACCTATTGTTTACGCTTAAAAGGATTAGAGAGGAAAATTTTAATTACTGATACTCCCGGAATTTTAGAAGCGGGAGTGGCCGGAACAGAAAGAGAACAGTTGGCTAGGGCTTTGGCCACAGAAGCAGATTTATTATTATTTGTTGTAGATAATGATTTACGCAAATCTGAGTATGAACCACTTAAAGGTTTAGCAGAAATTGGTAAGCGATCGCTATTAGTTCTTAATAAAACTGATTTATATACAGAAGATGATCAAGAAGTAATCTTGTCTAAGTTGCGGCAACGGGTACGGGATTTTATTCCTAGTAGTGATGTAATTGCGATCGCTGCCAACCCTCAACCCGCACAATTAGAAACCGGAGAAATTTTCCATCCAGAACCAGAAATTGTCCCCCTATTAAGACGTGTGGCTTCTGTATTAAGGGCTGAAGGTGAAGATTTAGTCGCAGATAATATTCTTTTACAATCTCTCCGTTTAGGAGAAGAGGCTCGTAAATTAATTGATTCCCAACGTCGTCGTCAAGCTGATAAAATAGTGGATAGATATCAATGGATTGGGGCTGGTGTGGTGTCAGTAACCCCTTTACCAGTTGTAGATTTACTAGCCACAGCCGCAGTTAATGCCCAAATGGTAGTCGAGATTGGCAAAGTTTATGGTTGTGATTTGAATATGGAACGGGGGCGGGAGTTAGCCCTATCTTTAGGAAAAACTATTGCTGGTTTAGGTATTGTTAAAGGTGCAGTTGAATTACTCTCCACGGCTTTGCAACTTCATATAGCTACGTTTGTCATCGGCCGTGCTATCCAAGGAGTGACAGCAGCTTATTTAACTCGCATTGCAGGTAAAAGCTTTATTGAATATTTTCGCCATGATCAAGATTGGGGTGATGGGGGAATGACCGAAGTAGTACAGCAACAATTTCAAATCAACCGCCGCGACGAGTTTATGAAAGGATTCATCCAGGAAGCGATCGCCAAAGTCGTTAAACCTCTGACAGATAAAGAATAG
- a CDS encoding ATP-binding protein, producing MNLKSNVIAANLQRVQNLFQRLSIRQKIVCGYALSLGIAVLGTTGGLIVGDLYFQSSKEKMLSTNQKAYILSSLQGEILEIQVHQQEIFSIFSQQQALPSTINAEWQEHLQKIGILFSQLQELSEVTTDNNLQILLTRYDTEIKSYFQDLTQLLTQIALLNSTPENIKISQQLIWKFSQSKSTQNFYQYSHVLTKITEKIHKLQQQNDLNYYSARKLGTLIILTSIGLSVIIASILSVYTSTIITRPINAVTDIAQRVTKEANFELQVPLTTEDEIGTLARALNQLIQQVKQLLEIQKNDAQAKLIQSEKMSSLGRMLAGVAHEINNPVNFISGNIVHAKTYVEDLLILLKTYQELIPEPPEKVQCVAEEIDLEFLETDLPKILNSMTVGTERTKEIVRSLKNFSRLDEGTINLVDLHPCIESTLLILNNRIKNSIIVIRKYGEIPLIYGYMGLLYQVFMNIISNAIDALEEKTKTEPKFLPQLTIITECAEDKWVLIRITDNGSGISPEHQTKIFETFFTTKPREIGTGLGLAITHQIVVEKHRGKISCNSELNQGTEFVIYLPINGGKK from the coding sequence ATGAATTTAAAATCTAATGTCATTGCTGCTAATTTACAGCGGGTGCAAAACTTATTTCAACGGCTGAGTATTCGGCAAAAAATTGTTTGTGGATATGCACTATCTTTGGGCATCGCTGTTTTGGGAACAACGGGTGGTTTAATAGTGGGCGATCTCTACTTTCAATCTTCTAAAGAAAAAATGCTTTCGACTAATCAAAAAGCATATATCCTCAGCAGTTTACAAGGTGAAATTCTAGAAATTCAAGTCCATCAGCAAGAAATATTCTCCATTTTTTCCCAACAACAGGCTTTACCATCCACCATTAATGCTGAGTGGCAAGAACATTTGCAAAAAATTGGAATTTTATTTTCTCAATTACAAGAATTGAGTGAAGTTACTACTGATAATAATTTGCAGATTTTATTAACAAGATACGATACAGAAATAAAGTCATATTTTCAAGACCTGACACAGCTACTTACACAAATCGCCTTACTTAACTCAACTCCAGAAAATATAAAGATATCTCAACAATTAATCTGGAAATTTAGTCAAAGTAAATCTACACAAAATTTTTATCAATATTCCCATGTTCTCACGAAAATAACCGAAAAAATTCATAAACTTCAACAGCAAAATGATCTAAACTACTATTCAGCTAGAAAACTAGGAACGTTAATTATTCTTACCAGTATTGGTTTATCCGTAATAATTGCCAGTATTCTATCAGTATATACTAGCACAATTATTACTCGCCCTATTAATGCAGTTACAGATATTGCTCAACGAGTTACCAAGGAAGCTAACTTTGAACTGCAAGTACCTCTGACTACTGAAGATGAAATAGGGACATTAGCCAGAGCCTTAAACCAACTTATTCAACAAGTAAAACAATTATTAGAAATACAAAAAAATGATGCCCAAGCAAAACTAATTCAAAGTGAAAAAATGTCCAGCTTAGGCAGAATGTTGGCTGGTGTAGCCCATGAAATTAATAATCCTGTTAACTTTATTTCTGGCAACATTGTACACGCAAAAACCTATGTAGAAGACTTATTAATTTTATTAAAGACCTACCAAGAATTAATTCCTGAACCACCAGAAAAAGTCCAATGTGTAGCCGAAGAAATTGACTTAGAATTTCTAGAAACTGACTTACCAAAAATCCTAAACTCCATGACAGTAGGAACAGAAAGAACAAAAGAAATAGTCCGCAGTTTGAAAAACTTCTCTCGTTTAGATGAAGGTACAATTAACTTAGTAGATTTACATCCATGTATTGAAAGTACATTATTGATTTTAAATAATCGGATTAAAAATAGTATTATAGTTATTCGTAAATATGGAGAGATTCCCTTAATTTATGGCTATATGGGTTTACTCTATCAAGTATTTATGAATATCATTAGTAATGCTATTGATGCCTTAGAGGAAAAAACTAAAACTGAGCCAAAATTTCTACCACAACTCACCATTATTACCGAATGCGCTGAGGATAAATGGGTATTAATCAGAATTACAGATAATGGATCGGGAATTAGTCCAGAACATCAAACTAAGATATTTGAAACTTTTTTTACTACTAAACCCAGAGAAATTGGTACAGGTTTAGGTTTAGCAATTACTCATCAAATTGTAGTAGAAAAACATAGAGGTAAAATTAGTTGTAATTCTGAATTAAATCAAGGAACAGAATTCGTCATCTATCTACCAATTAATGGAGGAAAAAAATAA
- a CDS encoding DUF937 domain-containing protein, giving the protein MGLFDQILGSVTNSNQPGGLGKLVSIANTIQQISDSTGTDSSTMQSILSVVGKQVHSSLQTKQANEGTEAVENLVNQFAGTSPDSQAVDSLFSPVIQQQVAQIAADRTGLDPALIQQLLPSLVPLVLNFLQSGGNPLLNKFLDADGDGDVDIADAIKLASRFLGK; this is encoded by the coding sequence ATGGGACTTTTTGATCAAATTCTCGGTTCGGTTACTAATTCTAATCAACCAGGTGGTTTAGGTAAACTGGTAAGTATTGCTAATACTATTCAGCAGATTAGTGATAGTACAGGTACAGATAGTTCAACTATGCAGTCTATTTTATCAGTGGTGGGTAAACAAGTACATTCATCTTTGCAAACAAAACAAGCGAATGAAGGAACTGAAGCGGTAGAAAATTTAGTAAATCAATTTGCAGGAACTTCTCCCGACTCTCAAGCGGTAGACTCTTTGTTTTCTCCAGTTATTCAACAACAAGTAGCACAAATTGCGGCTGACCGCACAGGTTTAGATCCGGCATTAATTCAACAATTATTACCTAGTTTAGTACCTTTGGTTCTCAATTTCTTACAATCTGGTGGAAATCCATTATTGAATAAATTCCTTGATGCTGACGGTGATGGTGATGTTGATATTGCTGATGCAATTAAATTAGCTAGTCGCTTTTTAGGAAAGTAA
- a CDS encoding GUN4 domain-containing protein, translating to MYKINYTKLDYLLSQSAWKKADIETRKIMLEITGANQREELLMTATDLQKFPCSELKIIDKLWREASNERFGFHVIADIYKELDQDYLLLAKQVGWCNDGNWIKCEQINFTNDAPVGHLPITWLVPSTFSGYWLARFASAGWRVLLKRIIECEC from the coding sequence ATGTATAAAATCAACTATACTAAACTAGATTACTTACTTTCTCAATCAGCTTGGAAGAAAGCAGATATTGAAACCAGAAAAATCATGCTGGAAATTACAGGAGCAAACCAGCGAGAAGAATTGTTAATGACTGCAACTGATTTACAAAAATTTCCTTGTTCAGAGTTAAAAATTATAGATAAGCTGTGGAGAGAAGCTAGTAATGAACGGTTTGGATTTCATGTAATTGCAGATATCTACAAAGAATTAGATCAAGACTATTTGTTATTAGCTAAACAAGTTGGCTGGTGCAATGATGGTAATTGGATAAAATGTGAGCAAATAAATTTTACTAATGATGCTCCTGTGGGTCATTTACCGATAACTTGGCTTGTTCCTAGTACATTTTCTGGATATTGGTTAGCTCGTTTTGCTAGTGCTGGATGGAGGGTACTTTTAAAAAGAATTATTGAATGTGAATGTTGA
- the fni gene encoding type 2 isopentenyl-diphosphate Delta-isomerase: protein MKPPITNPTQTQDRKADHIRICLEEDVQFQQVTTGLEKYRFLHCCLPECDRSDIDISTKFLGKNLNAPVLISSMTGGTEPAGIINRRLAEIAQQYQLAMGVGSQRVALEKPQVADTFAIRKYAPDVLLFANLGAVQLNYQCGVDECLRIIDILEADALILHINPLQEFIQPRGDTNFRGLFAKIEKLCSKLPVPVIAKEVGNGISGTMAEKLLSVGIQAIDVAGAGGTSWALVESERAETPLQRRLGRTFADWGIPTADCITSIRNQFPEVPLIASGGLRHGLDVAKAIALGANIAGLAMPFLKAADISETALQQLAEVLIAEITTVLFCTGNRTLDQLQHSNSLQRIE from the coding sequence GTGAAACCTCCTATTACTAACCCAACACAAACCCAAGATCGTAAAGCTGATCATATCCGCATCTGTTTAGAGGAAGATGTCCAATTTCAGCAAGTAACAACAGGATTAGAAAAGTATCGTTTTCTTCATTGTTGTTTACCAGAATGCGATCGCTCTGATATTGATATCAGCACCAAATTTTTAGGAAAAAACCTCAATGCACCTGTGTTAATTTCTTCCATGACAGGAGGAACAGAACCAGCAGGAATTATTAACCGTCGTCTAGCAGAAATTGCCCAACAATATCAACTAGCAATGGGTGTCGGTTCTCAGCGTGTAGCTTTAGAAAAACCCCAAGTTGCTGATACCTTTGCTATTCGTAAATATGCCCCAGATGTACTTTTATTTGCTAATTTAGGTGCAGTACAACTTAATTATCAATGTGGGGTTGATGAATGTCTGCGAATTATTGATATTTTAGAAGCTGATGCTTTGATATTACACATCAACCCCTTACAAGAATTTATTCAACCCAGAGGTGATACTAATTTTCGGGGATTATTTGCCAAAATAGAAAAATTATGTAGTAAATTACCAGTACCCGTAATTGCCAAAGAAGTTGGTAATGGTATTTCTGGGACAATGGCAGAAAAACTACTATCAGTAGGAATACAGGCTATTGATGTAGCAGGTGCTGGTGGGACATCTTGGGCATTGGTGGAAAGTGAAAGAGCAGAAACACCTTTACAAAGACGTTTAGGAAGAACATTTGCTGATTGGGGAATACCCACAGCAGACTGTATTACCAGTATCAGAAACCAGTTTCCAGAAGTCCCATTAATAGCCTCTGGGGGGTTACGTCATGGTTTAGATGTAGCCAAAGCGATCGCCTTGGGTGCAAATATCGCAGGTTTAGCCATGCCTTTTCTCAAAGCAGCAGATATATCTGAAACTGCGCTGCAACAATTAGCAGAAGTCTTAATTGCTGAAATCACTACCGTATTATTCTGTACTGGTAACAGAACTTTGGATCAGTTACAGCACTCTAACAGCTTACAGCGTATAGAATGA